In Rosa chinensis cultivar Old Blush chromosome 1, RchiOBHm-V2, whole genome shotgun sequence, a genomic segment contains:
- the LOC112183955 gene encoding LOW QUALITY PROTEIN: putative pentatricopeptide repeat-containing protein At5g40405 (The sequence of the model RefSeq protein was modified relative to this genomic sequence to represent the inferred CDS: inserted 1 base in 1 codon): MMSSLRCIAKHPTIALVDSSTTLIDLKQIHTQLLINGVLNDPHLSGNFVATIAVRNPNNLEYSNRVLDQCDNPSLFAFNSMIRAYSKSSTPSKSFHFYSRILHSRNNLLPDNYTFNFLVRTSAQLSSFETGPSVHGALVKHGFENDPHVQSALIFMYAELGCLEQCHRVFSGIADPDLVCQTAIVSACAKCGDVDYARLLFNEMPERDPIAWNAMIAGYAQCGKSREALGLFHLMQMEGVRVNEVCMVSVLSACCHLGALDQGRWAHAYIERNKVRMTVTLGTTLLDMYAKCGNMSKAMEVFWGMKEKNVYTWSVALXGLAMNGFGEKCLELFSIMEEEGVRPNEVTFVSVLRGCTVVGLVEEGRRHFDSMKELFGIEPQLEHYGCIVDLYGRAGRLDEALNFINNMPMKPHAGAWGALLHASRMYRNMELGELASRKIVELEDRNHGAYVLLSNIYADSKLYDGVSNVRQNMKAKGVRKLPGCSVIEVDGEVHEFFAGEDNSHPRYNEIEMMLEEISRRLKLAGYVANTNPVLFDIEEEEKEDALFKHSEKFAIAFGLIGLREGVPIRIAKNLRVCWDCHDVTKMISKIFNRVIIVRDRNRFHHFQNGECSCKDYW, from the exons ATGATGAGCTCTTTGAGATGCATTGCAAAACACCCAACAATTGCACTAGTAGACTCATCCACCACTCTCATAGATCTCAAGCAAATCCATACCCAACTCCTCATTAACGGCGTTCTCAACGATCCTCACCTCTCCGGCAACTTTGTTGCCACCATTGCTGTTCGGAACCCCAACAATTTGGAATATTCCAACCGAGTCCTGGACCAATGTGACAACCCATCTCTCTTTGCCTTCAACTCCATGATCAGGGCCTATTCCAAAAGCTCCACACCCAGTAAAAGCTTTCACTTTTACAGCAGAATCCTTCATTCACGTAACAATCTTCTACCTGATAACTACACATTTAACTTCTTGGTTCGCACTTCTGCGCAGCTTTCGTCATTTGAGACTGGTCCTTCGGTCCATGGTGCATTAGTAAAGCATGGATTTGAGAATGACCCGCATGTTCAAAGTGCTTTAATATTTATGTATGCGGAATTGGGTTGCTTGGAGCAATGTCATAGAGTGTTTAGCGGCATTGCCGATCCTGATTTGGTGTGTCAGACTGCTATTGTGAGCGCTTGTGCTAAATGTGGGGATGTAGATTATGCACGGTTATTGTTCAATGAAATGCCTGAGAGAGACCCCATTGCTTGGAATGCGATGATTGCGGGGTATGCGCAATGTGGGAAGTCTAGGGAAGCTTTGGGTTTGTTCCATTTGATGCAAATGGAGGGTGTGAGGGTGAATGAGGTGTGTATGGTTTCGGTGTTATCGGCGTGTTGTCACTTGGGGGCACTGGATCAAGGGAGATGGGCTCATGCATATATAGAGAGAAACAAGGTAAGGATGACAGTGACATTGGGGACTACACTGCTTGACATGTATGCGAAATGTGGGAACATGAGTAAGGCTATGGAAGTGTTTTGGGGGATGAAGGAAAAGAATGTGTATACGTGGAGTGTTGCCT GGGGACTAGCTATGAATGGCTTTGGTGAGAAGTGCCTTGAGCTTTTCTCAATCATGGAGGAAGAAGGCGTTCGGCCAAATGAAGTTACCTTTGTTTCGGTTCTTAGGGGTTGTACTGTGGTTGGACTAGTGGAGGAAGGTCGTCGACATTTTGACTCGATGAAAGAATTGTTTGGGATTGAACCTCAGCTAGAGCATTATGGGTGCATTGTTGACTTATATGGTCGAGCTGGGCGTTTAGATGAAGCCCTGAACTTCATTAACAACATGCCAATGAAGCCTCATGCGGGTGCTTGGGGGGCTTTGCTCCACGCTAGTAGAATGTATCGGAATATGGAACTGGGTGAGCTTGCGTCAAGAAAGATAGTAGAACTCGAGGACCGGAATCACGGTGCTTATGTGCTTTTGTCCAATATATATGCGGATTCCAAGCTTTATGATGGAGTTAGTAATGTGCGGCAAAATATGAAGGCTAAAGGTGTGAGGAAGCTTCCTGGTTGTAGTGTCATAGAAGTTGATGGGGAAGTTCATGAATTCTTTGCAGGGGAAGACAATTCTCATCCAAGGTATAATGAAATCGAAATGATGCTGGAAGAAATCTCCCGGCGCCTGAAATTAGCAGGTTATGTTGCCAATACCAACCCTGTGCTGTTCgatatagaagaagaagagaaagaggatGCATTGTTTAAACACAGCGAGAAGTTTGCCATTGCTTTTGGTTTGATCGGTTTGAGAGAAGGAGTGCCCATTAGGATTGCAAAGAACCTCAGGGTCTGTTGGGATTGTCATGATGTAACAAAAATGATATCCAAGATTTTCAATAGAGTGATTATAGTAAGAGACAGAAATAGGTTTCACCATTTTCAAAATGGTGAGTGCTCTTGTAAGGATTATtggtga
- the LOC112183963 gene encoding exonuclease mut-7 homolog, with the protein MDPQNPMPLKTHSVSSTDSPEFTHLTSSLTRSTIIALDAEWKPLRSHHPTYPTVSLLQLACQLGDDSVVVFLLDLASVPLPSIWVLLRDAFVNPDVLKLGFRFKQDLVYLSSTFSSQGCDPGFDRVEPYLDITSIYQHLQQKQHGKKTPKETKSLATICKELLGISLSKELQCSDWSCRPLTEEQKTYAAMDAHCLLEIFNVFRVKVIKEGILVHSPSEPHPAIVNLGLKQVLEKLDICNKVVRMKFCEAVDMVRATDVSNDITTVEGTAIMTQHRNTQPMDEFLLKVVSRYGEKILLGESDKKAKASKRKGKRRSSVGFKQGHYFDDWKGPAPWDLTVGGDGHPKFLCDVMVEGLAKHLRCVGIDAASPYSKKPESRELIDHANREKRVLLTRDAKLLRYEYLIKNQIYRVKSLLKNEQLLEVIETFQLKVSEDQLMSRCTRCNGRFIQKPLTTEEAVEAAKGFQRIPNCLFDKNLQFWQCMDCNQLYWEGTQYHNAVQKFIDVCKLNE; encoded by the exons ATGGATCCCCAAAACCCAATGCCCCTGAAAACCCACTCGGTCTCCTCCACCGATTCTCCCGAGTTCACTCACCTAACCTCCTCCCTGACTCGCTCCACCATCATTGCCCTCGACGCCGAGTGGAAGCCCCTCCGCTCCCAccaccccacttacccaaccgTCTCTCTCCTCCAACTCGCCTGCCAACTCGGCGACGACTCTGTCGTCGTCTTCCTGCTCGACTTGGCCTCCGTCCCTCTGCCTTCAATATGGGTTCTGCTGAGGGACGCGTTTGTGAACCCTGATGTTCTGAAACTGGGTTTCAGGTTTAAGCAGGATTTGGTTTACCTGTCGTCCACTTTCAGCTCTCAGGGTTGTGATCCTGGGTTTGATAGG GTGGAGCCATATTTGGATATTACGAGCATATACCAGCATCTGCAACAGAAGCAACATGGGAAGAAGACACCAAAGGAAACCAAGAGTTTGGCAACTATCTGCAAAGAACTCCTTGGCATTTCTCTTTCAAAG GAACTACAATGTAGTGATTGGTCATGTCGCCCTCTTACAGAAGAGCAGAAAACATATGCAGCTATGGATGCACATTGCTTGCTTGAAATATTCAATGTCTTCCGAGTGAAAGTCATTAAGGAAG GGATCTTAGTTCACTCTCCTTCTGAACCACATCCCGCCATTGTGAACCTTGGGTTGAAACAAGTTCTTGAGAAGCTTGATATATGTAATAAAGTTGTAAGGATGAAATTTTGTGAAGCCGTAGATATGGTCCGAGCTACTGATGTTTCTAATGATATAACTACTGTAGAGGGAACAGCTATTATGACACAGCATAGGAATACCCAGCCTATGGATGAATTTCTCTTGAAGGTTGTAAGCAGATATGGGGAAAAGATTTTATTGGGAGAATCTGATAAGAAAGCCAAAGCTAgcaaaagaaaaggcaaaaGACGGTCATCAGTGGGTTTCAAGCAAGGACATTATTTTGATGATTGGAAAGGTCCTGCACCATGGGATTTGACTGTAGGGGGTGATGGACATCCGAAGTTTTTATGTGATGTGATG GTCGAAGGCTTAGCTAAACATTTAAGATGTGTTGGGATCGATGCTGCAAGCCCATATTCGAAAAAGCCTGAATCCAG GGAATTAATAGATCATGCAAATAGAGAGAAAAGAGTGCTCTTGACGCGGGATGCTAAGCTACTTAGATACGAGTATctaatcaaaaatcaaatatataGGGTGAAGAGTCTTCTCAAGAATGAACAGCTACTTGAG gtaaTTGAAACTTTCCAACTGAAAGTTAGTGAAGATCAGCTGATGTCAAGATGCACCAGATGCAATGGTAGGTTTATTCAAAAGCCCTTGACGACTGAAGAAGCTGTGGAAGCTGCAAAAGGTTTCCAAAGAATCCCTAACTGCTTGTTTGATAAGAATCTACAGTTTTGGCAATGCATGGACTGCAACCAGCTTTACTGGGAG GGAACTCAGTACCACAATGCAGTTCAGAAGTTCATTGATGTCTGCAAGTTGAACGAGTAA
- the LOC112183971 gene encoding dof zinc finger protein DOF1.8 isoform X1: MDTAHWPQGIGVVKSMGVEVSDSRPILERRGRPQKDQALNCPRCNSTTTKFCYYNNYSLSQPRYFCKTCRRYWTEGGSLRNVPVGGGSRKNNKRSSTSSSSSPSTSNSSKKLAHHDLVMTQQSADSQNPKIHQGQDLNLAYPPTSDQDYDHHSIFNPSSSRISTSSPHNLSAMELLKSTGINASRGLMNSFMAPISVADSNTITMFSTGNHGFPNLQEFKPRLSFSLDGYESGYGSLQGVQDGTSHHHARLLFPTDQDLKQIPSGTTNTTTSTEFEQNGGEGDHSGVYWNGMLGGGSW, encoded by the exons ATGGACACAGCTCACTGGCCACAG GGGATTGGAGTGGTTAAATCCATGGGAGTTGAAGTTTCTGATTCAAGGCCTATCTTAGAGAGAAGAGGAAGACCTCAGAAGGATCAAGCTTTGAATTGTCCAAGGTGCAACTCAACAACCACTAAATTCTGTTACTATAACAATTACAGTCTCTCTCAGCCAAGGTACTTCTGTAAGACTTGTAGAAGGTATTGGACTGAAGGTGGGTCTTTGAGAAATGTTCCAGTGGGTGGAGGCTCAAGGAAGAATAACAAGAGATCTTCAACTTCATCATCTTCGTCCCCgtcaacttccaattcatctaaGAAGCTTGCTCATCATGATCTGGTGATGACCCAACAAAGTGCTGATTCTCAAAACCCTAAGATCCACCAAGGTCAAGATCTCAACCTAGCATACCCACCAACATCTGATCAGGACTATGATCATCATAGCATCTTTAACCCTAGCTCTTCTAGAATTAGTACTTCATCCCCTCATAATCTCTCGGCTATGGAGCTCCTCAAGAGTACTGGGATCAATGCATCAAGGGGATTAATGAACTCTTTCATGGCTCCCATATCTGTAGCAGATTCGAATACTATCACGATGTTCTCTACTGGTAATCATGGGTTTCCAAATTTGCAAGAATTTAAGCCAAGGCTCAGTTTTTCTCTTGATGGGTATGAGAGTGGCTATGGAAGTCTTCAAGGCGTTCAAGATGGTACTAGTCATCATCATGCAAGGCTCTTGTTTCCTACTGATCAGGATTTGAAGCAGATTCCAAGCGGTACTACTAATACTACTACAAGCACTGAATTTGAGCAAAATGGAGGGGAAGGAGACCATTCTGGGGTGTATTGGAATGGAATGTTAGGTGGAGGATCATGGTAA
- the LOC112183971 gene encoding dof zinc finger protein DOF1.8 isoform X2 yields the protein MGVEVSDSRPILERRGRPQKDQALNCPRCNSTTTKFCYYNNYSLSQPRYFCKTCRRYWTEGGSLRNVPVGGGSRKNNKRSSTSSSSSPSTSNSSKKLAHHDLVMTQQSADSQNPKIHQGQDLNLAYPPTSDQDYDHHSIFNPSSSRISTSSPHNLSAMELLKSTGINASRGLMNSFMAPISVADSNTITMFSTGNHGFPNLQEFKPRLSFSLDGYESGYGSLQGVQDGTSHHHARLLFPTDQDLKQIPSGTTNTTTSTEFEQNGGEGDHSGVYWNGMLGGGSW from the coding sequence ATGGGAGTTGAAGTTTCTGATTCAAGGCCTATCTTAGAGAGAAGAGGAAGACCTCAGAAGGATCAAGCTTTGAATTGTCCAAGGTGCAACTCAACAACCACTAAATTCTGTTACTATAACAATTACAGTCTCTCTCAGCCAAGGTACTTCTGTAAGACTTGTAGAAGGTATTGGACTGAAGGTGGGTCTTTGAGAAATGTTCCAGTGGGTGGAGGCTCAAGGAAGAATAACAAGAGATCTTCAACTTCATCATCTTCGTCCCCgtcaacttccaattcatctaaGAAGCTTGCTCATCATGATCTGGTGATGACCCAACAAAGTGCTGATTCTCAAAACCCTAAGATCCACCAAGGTCAAGATCTCAACCTAGCATACCCACCAACATCTGATCAGGACTATGATCATCATAGCATCTTTAACCCTAGCTCTTCTAGAATTAGTACTTCATCCCCTCATAATCTCTCGGCTATGGAGCTCCTCAAGAGTACTGGGATCAATGCATCAAGGGGATTAATGAACTCTTTCATGGCTCCCATATCTGTAGCAGATTCGAATACTATCACGATGTTCTCTACTGGTAATCATGGGTTTCCAAATTTGCAAGAATTTAAGCCAAGGCTCAGTTTTTCTCTTGATGGGTATGAGAGTGGCTATGGAAGTCTTCAAGGCGTTCAAGATGGTACTAGTCATCATCATGCAAGGCTCTTGTTTCCTACTGATCAGGATTTGAAGCAGATTCCAAGCGGTACTACTAATACTACTACAAGCACTGAATTTGAGCAAAATGGAGGGGAAGGAGACCATTCTGGGGTGTATTGGAATGGAATGTTAGGTGGAGGATCATGGTAA